In a single window of the Candidatus Eisenbacteria bacterium genome:
- a CDS encoding class I SAM-dependent methyltransferase, translated as MSTIQSLPAVLRRPRSSGMIARLARALVHQRLAGIRDGQLAVEDSGGVRRFGEASDLPCASLRVLDPGFYARVALSGSLGFAESFLRGEWTTDDLTNLLSVFARNLSRHGGGRWASAAFARPLARLGHALSANSRRGSRKNIHAHYDLGNAFYALFLDDTMTYSCAVFPERASSLREASVRKLDLVCRKLGLAPGQRVLEIGTGWGSFAIHAAKHYGCHVTTTTISDAQHQLALERIRAEGLTDRIEVLTTDYRDLEGSFDRLVSIEMIEAVGHENLPAYFRACADRLRSDGAMLLQAITMPDRDYDDYLTSADYIQCYVFPGSSLPSLGAITSAVARTDLRIDHLESIGRHYGETLRRWRASFTARLPEIKALGFDDRFVRLWTYYLCYCEAGFEEGYVDDLQLVLAKPAWRGAPIASESANRDLASALSGARA; from the coding sequence ATGAGCACGATCCAGTCGCTGCCAGCGGTCTTGCGCCGCCCTCGATCGTCCGGCATGATCGCGCGCCTGGCGCGCGCCCTCGTGCATCAGAGGCTGGCAGGGATCCGCGACGGACAGCTGGCAGTCGAGGACTCAGGCGGTGTCCGCCGGTTCGGTGAGGCATCCGATCTTCCGTGTGCCTCGCTCCGCGTTCTCGATCCCGGGTTCTATGCGCGGGTGGCACTCTCCGGATCACTGGGTTTCGCGGAGTCTTTCCTGCGCGGCGAGTGGACGACCGACGACCTCACGAATCTGCTGAGCGTTTTCGCTCGCAATCTGAGTCGCCACGGCGGCGGCCGATGGGCCAGCGCCGCGTTCGCCCGACCGCTCGCGCGTCTGGGCCACGCCCTGAGTGCGAACTCGCGTCGCGGGAGTCGCAAGAACATCCATGCCCACTATGATCTCGGAAACGCGTTCTACGCTCTGTTCCTCGACGACACGATGACTTACTCGTGTGCGGTCTTCCCCGAGCGCGCGAGTTCTCTGCGCGAGGCATCGGTCCGAAAGCTCGACCTCGTGTGCCGCAAGCTCGGGCTCGCGCCGGGGCAGCGGGTGCTCGAGATCGGGACGGGCTGGGGGAGTTTCGCGATTCATGCGGCGAAGCACTACGGATGTCACGTCACCACCACCACGATCTCGGACGCGCAGCACCAGCTCGCGCTCGAGCGGATCCGTGCGGAGGGGCTGACGGATCGCATCGAGGTGCTCACGACGGACTATCGGGACCTCGAGGGCAGCTTCGATCGGCTCGTGTCCATCGAAATGATCGAGGCCGTCGGCCACGAGAATCTCCCGGCCTATTTCCGGGCCTGCGCGGATCGGTTGCGCTCGGATGGCGCCATGCTGCTCCAGGCGATCACCATGCCGGATCGCGACTACGACGACTATCTGACTTCCGCCGACTACATTCAGTGTTACGTGTTTCCCGGCAGCAGTCTTCCGTCGCTCGGAGCGATCACGAGCGCGGTGGCGCGCACCGACCTTCGGATCGATCACCTCGAGAGCATCGGGCGCCACTACGGCGAAACGCTGCGCCGCTGGAGGGCGTCGTTCACGGCCCGGCTTCCCGAGATCAAGGCGCTGGGATTCGACGACCGTTTCGTGCGGCTGTGGACCTACTACCTGTGCTACTGCGAGGCGGGATTCGAGGAGGGCTACGTGGACGATCTCCAGCTGGTGCTCGCGAAACCGGCGTGGCGAGGGGCACCGATCGCATCGGAGTCCGCGAACCGCGACCTGGCATCTGCCCTGAGCGGAGCGCGCGCGTGA
- a CDS encoding DUF1365 domain-containing protein, protein MNSALYFGTIAHRRQTPVVNAFHYRAFLVYLDLGELDEVFRGRWLWSARRFAPAWFRRADHVGDPTRPLDDCVRELVYERAGFRPAGPVRLLTNLRYWGYCMNPVSFYYCFDELGDRLQAIVAEIHNTPWGERHCHVLDCRAESAELGPRVFEFAKEFHVSPFMPMEIEYAWRFSAPGHALTVHMESRSKGRGFFDASMSFERRPISTGSLATALLRHPFMTGKVIVAIYWQALRLWLKRSPYYPHPGGLRSGVRP, encoded by the coding sequence GTGAACAGTGCCCTCTACTTCGGCACGATCGCGCACCGCCGGCAAACGCCGGTCGTGAACGCGTTCCACTACCGCGCGTTTCTCGTCTACCTCGATCTCGGCGAACTGGATGAGGTCTTTCGAGGCCGGTGGTTGTGGTCCGCGCGCCGCTTCGCGCCCGCGTGGTTCCGCCGGGCCGATCACGTCGGCGATCCGACGCGACCGCTCGACGACTGCGTTCGCGAGTTGGTGTACGAGCGCGCCGGGTTCCGCCCCGCGGGCCCCGTGCGCCTGCTGACGAACCTCCGCTACTGGGGCTACTGCATGAACCCGGTAAGCTTCTACTACTGCTTCGACGAACTCGGAGATCGCCTGCAGGCAATCGTTGCCGAGATTCACAACACGCCGTGGGGCGAGCGCCACTGCCACGTCCTCGACTGCCGTGCGGAATCGGCGGAACTCGGTCCACGCGTATTCGAGTTCGCGAAAGAGTTCCACGTCTCGCCGTTCATGCCGATGGAGATCGAGTACGCCTGGCGCTTCTCCGCCCCGGGGCACGCGCTCACCGTTCATATGGAGAGCCGCTCGAAGGGACGTGGGTTCTTCGACGCCTCGATGAGCTTCGAGCGCCGGCCGATCTCGACCGGAAGTCTCGCCACCGCTCTGCTGCGGCACCCGTTCATGACTGGCAAGGTGATCGTCGCGATTTACTGGCAAGCGCTGAGGCTCTGGCTCAAGCGCTCGCCCTACTATCCCCATCCGGGCGGGCTTCGCAGCGGGGTCCGCCCATGA